Below is a window of Vicugna pacos chromosome 20, VicPac4, whole genome shotgun sequence DNA.
CAGAGCTATGAAGAAGAAAACCTGAAGAATGCACTGACCAAGGGAAATGTAACCATTGTCCATAAGAGAATTTGCAATGGACTGGGGGACTGTGATGGAGATGAAACAGAGGTCCAAAAGAGAGAGGTGCTTCAAGAAGTAATACATGGGGGAATGGAGGCGATGGTCCAAGGTAGTTATGGCGATAATGAGGAGGTTGCCTGTCAAGGCCAGCAGGTATGTCACCAAAAACAGCAGTGCATGTAAAATCTGAAGTTTACGCTCCTCAGAGAACCCCAGGAGAAGGAATCCACTCATTGAGGTCAGGTTGGCCATGATCACTCTGAAGATGGCAAGGATGACTCTGTTTAGGAAGCCaaagaacagaaggaaaaggatGTATGATATTAATATATCTATATGTCAAGTAACTAAGTGTAGTCAGCATAGAGCTACTGAAAACAAGACAAATTTATCTCTATGGTAATTAGGTAATATTTAATAGAGAAAAAATCTTTAGCCATTATTCAAAAATAGAACTTCTAAATATGATCAACAGCTTCATGTAGGTTGAAATGagttatgagaattttctggagaGCTAATGAGCAGATAAAGTCTCGATGGTTGTTTAGTGTCCAGGAAAAAGGGAAGTTGTTATTCTTTGAAATAGATAACCGTGACAGGGAGATGGCTGGGAGAAGAGATGAGTTCTGATGGGAAAGCCCAGTCTGAGGTGTGCCAACCATAAAGTTGGATAcgaggatctggagctcagaagaCCTATGGTCGTGCTTGAAACACCACCAGTTCAGTAATAGCGTGAAAAATCATGTTACAAAAACAGTTAACCTGGCTCCTTTAAATGGCACTTACAAGAATatttttgagtttaaaaaaaggacagaaaagagaTTTGAGGACAGATATCATCAAATTTAAATAGATGTGCAGAAGGGCACCCAGtcaaagagactgagaaagaatATTTGGAAGGAGAAAACCAGTAGGGAGTGACATCATAGAGCCAATGGAAGACAgatgttgaaaaagaaaaaaactgtacaATAGAGTCATTTATTTAAgaaaggtgatacctcatcacagttttgatttgcatttctctgatacttagtgatattgagcattttttcatgtgcctattgatcatttgtatttcttccttggagaatggcttgtttaggtcttctgccatttttggattgggtttttttttttcttattatgtcatatgagctgcttatatattctggagatcaagcctttgtcagtttcatcgtttgcaaaaattttctcccattccataggttgtcgttttgttttccttatggtttcctttgctgtgcagaagcttgtaagtttaatttaagaaaggcaatttaaaataacaataaaagtaCATTGACTTTACTATTGTAAAGGTCATTTGTGGATTTGCTAGAGGCATTTGGGAGGACTAATAGGTACAGACGCATTTTTAAATATGGTTCAAAAAGCAAATGAGATGTGAAAGGAAACACAGAAATTATGAAGCATGGCtataaattttgttaaatatggAGAAGTTTCACTCACCAGAATTGATCTTAGTCAGTAGAAGCcagtctcatttaatcttaaaattGAGCATCTTTATTCTAGAATTGAGCTGGTGGCTCAGTCTTTGAAATTTTCACATTTAAGGAAAGGACTGAGACGCTTTCATATAAGACCAAACAGTGAGCATAGACCCAGGAATATTTTAACTTCCCACTAAGCCCATGACACCTGGAATGAAGCCAGTGCTGCCCAGGCACTAGGGAACAAGCCTGCTCAGCATGGCTGGTGTTCCAGGTAGACACTGTGAGTTCAAGCGTGGGATTTCATGGACCTCTCCCTCAAGGATTGCCTCGGTGAAAAGTAGATAATTACCATCTGGGTTTAAAGGAATCTTACAGTCTATGCATTCCAGGGAGAGAAAAATGTATATTGTAtacaatttattttccaaaagttCTGACTTAGTTTCTCTAGTAAAAATTAACAATTTCAACTTTACTGATCACCAGTAAAATCATGCATGCTTGTATGGACCTCATGTCAAAAAGGGAATGTTTAGTAATTCTTACATAAACATATAAAACTACAGAATCAAAGGATCTTAGAGTTTAAACAAGACTTAGAGGTCACTGAGTCCAAGCTTCATCCAAACATTATATCTTTTCTAAAATAACTCTGAACCTGATAATCCAGTAGCCATTTTAACAATTCCATAGATGGGTAATTTTCCTCCAAAGATGAAtgtgtttcattttcaaaaaccAATGACTACAGGAAaggcattttttttattgtggtaataaCCTTTATATAAGATCTACCTTCTTAAcgatgaaataaatttaaaaaattttaatcttatATCTACTCCTAAATGTCAAAAATTCATTGTAAGTTATATTCCATtgacaacatttaaaaatagctctAAGTTCccctgtttttatatttaataaaaatattttcatatctttAAGGTTAAGAAGTTGAATGCTAAAAATTGCAAACTCAGTTTTGATTCCCAGTGACTATCACAGTGCTGCATGAGTATTTGCAATAAGAATCACACTTCATGTTTTAGACATAATACTATTTCACACTTAATAGACGTAAGTATAGTGTCAACATAACTTTTAtacacactgggaaaccaaaaaacttgtgtaacttgctttattgcaataatCACTTTGCTGCAGTGATCTGGAACTGAATCCACAATATCTcagaggtatgcctgtatttagatcctctgcccattttaaaatcaaatcatttgtttttttgcttaagttgtatgagttctttacatattttagatattaatccattatcagatatatgatttgcaaatattttcctctttttgttaaGCTGTTTTGtcactttgttgatggtttcctttgctgtgcagaagctttttggtttgatgtagtctcacttgtttatttttgcttttgttgcctttgctttaggAGTCAGATCCAAAAAATCATCTCCAAGATTGATTGAAAGAACTTAccacttatgttttcttctaggcatTTTGTGGTtgcaggtcttacattcaagtctttaatccattttgagttaatttttgtgtatgatgtaagatagtggtccagttttattcttttgtatgtagcTATCCAGtcctttggttcttttttataattcatgtttccttatttatatttcttaCCTGGCGAGACATTATTACTatatctttttattctttaaacataatttttttccctttaaacatATGTATAATAGATACTTTGAAGTCTTTCTCTGCTGAATCCAAAATTGGGGTTCCCTAACAGGTAATTTCCTGTTACCTgcctttcttttcctgtgcaTGGGTCATATCTTTTTTTGTGTAAGCACGTATCTTTGTTGTTGAATCCTGAGTGCTTTAACTAAAATGTTGCAGCAACTCTTGATACTGATTCTACTCACCTTCTCTGTCTTGTtagttgtttgcttgtttttttgttaatGATTTGGCTGAATcaatttaatgaaatttattttcccTACAGTGTGAAGACTTTGATGTtcctaataatttttttctcctttttatcttgAAGTTTGGCTTTCTAGGGACCACATCTGAGTCATCATCATGTAAATGGTTAGCCATCatgatggctaattttatgtgcCCTGATAATTGATTAAGCATTATTCCCGGTGTACCTTCTAGGGTGTTTccagatgagattaacatttaaattgggttatttaaaaaattgcattgGGTGGTGCCCTCGTCTTTGGGCTTCtatacaaaataccatagactggatggcttataaataacagaaatgtatctaccacagttctggagactggcaagtccaagatcaaggcaccagcagatctGATGTTTGGTGAGGGCTTCATGGTTTGTAGACAGCCATGTTTTCactctgtcctcacatggcagaaggggtgaGGGCTCCAACCTCATGACACAGTCAGCTCCCAAAGGCCCCTCATACATGTAGTGTCAAATGGGGATAAAGTTTCAGCTTAGGAATTTTCAGAGGACACAAATATTCAAGCTATAGCAGTGGTTAAtctaaaataatagtaaaaaactGTGAGAGTGGGAAATCGTGATTCATTCTGACATTACTGGGAATTTTCTAGTGCTCCTCTAATAATAGACACTAAACTTTATTGAATGTGCTTCCCTTCTATATCACAAAACATTTTCCTATTTAATGATTTACTGATATTTGCAAAATTTACTAACATATTTAATAAATCTACTGATTTTAGTAATACTttcaagaatattaaaaagatttcTTCATTAACCATGTTTTCAACATTGCACTATATTGATTTGTGTGCTTGACAGTACATGTACTGTACAGTCATTTCATTATGTATTTATACTTATAAACTTCTAAAATATCAGGCATCCTtcatgtaaaaatattaattgcatttatgaaattaaaaattcaggttttttttgttttgtttaagtcTCAGGGTGTTGCTCTGATATATCTCTAATATTGAAGGTGAATCAAAATATACCCCTGGGGTTTGGGGGCATACTTGGAACAACCTCCCACGTCAGCACTAAATTTCTTTAAGGGCCcatgtttttgtttaaaaatgtatgcAACTTCCACAGCATATTATAATTCATGCCAGTTTCAATGCAAAATAGTAGTTTCAGTGtttctttatttacattttatctagaccttttctaaaaaaatttggggggatgGTAAataggatgatgatgatgatgatgatgatgatgatgatgattaatggaggtactggggattgaccgtCATGCGccctaagcatacactctaccactgagctatatcctcccccttatCTAGACCTTTAAGCAAAATTAACAAGCCCAAGAAAGtgtatcatttttatttagtGACCTCAGATACCCTTTGGGAAGTACAACACACAACCTCTGAGAAGACACTGCTTTAATAGAGTGAAAAAATGAATACTATAAAATTTTTTCCCTTAATACATATTAGGATACATAGGATATTGGTATGAGGTCACATGGAAAAATGAATCATGACTTATGAGAAATACTGTGATCCAAAAAATTTCTAATGTTTATATCCTTTTCCAGATTGCATTAGAACTGAGACagattctctttcccttttcaaaCAAGAACcttcatttttctaaaagttttttcCTCATGTTCTAGCTTCATCTGTCTCACAACTGGGCTAGAAAGTGGGAAGTGCTCACTGCACTTAATTGGCAGACAGTAGATCTTTGCGCTGTTCCTTttaggtggaggagaggagagaaaaaagggaaaaagaagcagCTCCAGACCTATTTGTGTTTGGTGCATTAACTAAACATTTATCGTGTGAAGAGCCTGAAAGAGAAATCTGCAGAAGTGTGGgaaattacaaatataaatattacacGGGCTTGGGAAGGACTTATTTTGAAAGGCAATGCACTTGATGAAGTGTTCAAATGTGACCCATCTGAGGGGAGGGCACCTCATGTGGTTGGGGTCAACCAgtgttgtaaaaaaaatttttttttaatgcaattgaATATGCTGTGTTGGAAAACACCAGGATTCATGCTGATATGTGGGGAGAAAAGAGAAGTTCATATAAAATATTCCATGATATGTGGTGATATCAATTTACTAGAATATTTTATCTTGGTGGGGGgagattttatgtatatttgaCATTACTTCCtatctttaatatttataattctaaatttttaTGATTTGTGGCAGTGTTGAACTCACATAGATCATTAATGATCCCAGTCTTACTAATTTAATTCAGACCTCAGAATTTATACCATCCAGTGTATTTATGCTCCAAAATTTAGGAACCTGATGAAACACACTAATGGATTAAAAAATTCATGTTTATCAAGACCTTAGAGAATATCTTATTAAGGGACTGTGATCCAATACTTTGAAATAACTAGAGagaactgaaataaataaaaaaaaagattaaatgcaCTTATAGATAGCTTGTGCTTTGGAAAGGataattttataaagaaagcTTGGGGTTGTGTGTTATAAAGAAGAGAATGACAGAAAGTGTACTGATGCCTTAGAGTAAGTGCTGTGTTCATGATCTTATAAATCATCAAATAGAAAATGATGTAGAGCTctacaaatttagaattaaaattttattatttagattTGCTTTATGGGACTCAAATCTACAATGTTAAatattaaattcagtgttctatgaGAAAGATAATTTCATACACCTTTGAATTAAGGCAAGTGTTAATCTCCCTATTCCATTTGGTGGCAAAGAAACTATagtcaaaaataataaatggttTTCCCCAAAAGGTACAGAGCTTTTTCATCACTCTGTTGATGGGGCTACATATACTCATTAATGAAGAAtgagatttgatttgcatttcaggCAATGATGCTGAGTTTTTGCTGAACTCACTCTATTTCCTTTAGGCATCTTTGACTACTATGTATTTGAGAGGCAATTTATAGCCGAAgctataaaacatttttttaaataaagctagtAGGTCAACCAAGGCTTTgaattcaacatgatattcttaTAACCCTCACATTGAAATAGGCCTAACTTACCCAGTTAAGTAGTGAAGGAAGTTACCATTGCAAACTCATAAATTACTAGTAAGTTTTTTCCAGTCAGAATATTTTCTGCCTTAGGTTTTTTTCCCACTGTTCACTGTCCAAAgcatccattttctctctttcttcagaGTAAGTTCTATTTCTATTGGTCGTGACCTCATTGTTGCTCATCATAACAGCATAAGATTGATTAAGGTTTATGGCAAAagcaatttatatttaaaatcactgtctctaaattttttaatgtattttccttTGCATAGATATAAAATCATCTATCTTATATGCTTTTGACCTAAATGTCTCTTGATTTCATTTGCCTCTGAggccttaaaaaaatctttggacATTGAATGTTAGAAGATGACTAAATGCTGTCAATGTATGTTGGTTAAAGTTAAGGCAGGTAGtagtggcattttttaaaaagatgggaTTATTTCCAATTTACTTGGGattcatttagaaataatttatgctaaatatattttctaaactttctaaatatattttctatagcTCTTACACCAGTTTCCCCCCTGAAACTAAGTTAACTCGTAGTTAGGGTTAGGAGAAAAAGTGATATGACTTGGTAAGATGCAATACTGTAAAATAGATGAAGTGCTGCCTAGAGATCACCAAGAGTTGATTGTTTCTTTCTTGTCTGATTCCATTTGTGAACTTTATGACACCTTATGACAGTGTTCTCTCATCACTTCCATGTCTGACATTATTTAAAAGGCAAACACATCCATCTTTATTTCTTAGGTCTTCTTTTCAGAGATCATCTTGTCTTGACCCAAAATTCTTTAGTCAGTGCCCTTCTAAGGGCAGCTTTCACATCCTTGTTCCTCAGTGTGTAGATAAAGGGATTGAGGGTAGGGGTGACAATTCCATAGAAGAGAGCCATGATCTTCCCCCTGTCACGGGAGTAACTAGAGGGAGGCTGTACATACATACTGATGGCTGTAAAGTAGAAGAGGAAGACCACCAGCAAATGTGAAGCACAAGTATTAAAGGCCTTCCAGCGACTTTCAGAAGAGCGAATTCTCATTACTGCCTGACCAATGAACACATAAGTGCCCAGGATGAGGGCGAGGGGCACCAGAAGTAGCAACGCCCCTAGCACATTGAGCTCAGTTTCATTCACATGAGTATCAGTACAAGCTAGTTTCAAAAGAGCAGGAACTTCACAGAAGAAGTGGTCCATCACCCGCTGTCTGCATCTGGGGGTCAACACGGTGAGAGTGGACTGCACAAGGGAGTTAGCAAAGCCACTTATCCAGGTCCCAGTGGCCATGTGGATACAGCGCCTCTGGTTCATGATGACTGGGTAGTGAAGAGGCTTGCAAATAGCAGCGTAACGATCGAAGGCCATGATGGCTAGAAGTATGCATTCAGTAGAACCCAAGGCCAAGAAAATGTAAAGTTGGGCAACACAACCACCATAGCTAATGGTCTTTTCTGGTCCCCTGAGGTTGACTAGCATCTGTGGGACAGTGCTGGTAGTATAGCAGAGATCCAGGAAGGATAGATTAGAGACAAAAAAGTACATGGGACTGTCAAGCTGTGGATCCAAGCGGGAAACTAGGATAATGGAGATATTTCCAAATAGAGCAAAGATGTAAGCCACCAGAAAGATTACAAAGAGTGGTGTCTCCAGCCAGGGGCGATCAGAGAATCCCAATAAGATAAAATCATCTAGTGAGCTCTGATTGTTGATCCACATATTGGCACTGATGGGGAAATTCCAGCTGAGACCTCTAAATACCTATCAAGGGGTGGGTATTGATGGTAAAAGGAAGCCACTGAGAATTAAGGATCAGAGATGTTGTGATGAAACTCTCATTTTTGCTGTAATCTGCATCCTTTATCCCAATTTTTGTAAAATGTTGAGCCAACATTATCTATGTGATATTGAAAGATTgtcaagaaaagaataaaaagaatactaGCAAGTAGCAAGTTGGGAAATCTTCCTTACTTAGTGAGTGTCTTCTGGTTAGCTATCATTCCTTTGGATTTCAAtgtcttctcttttaaaaagtttcaacAGAACTACCATCAACCCTGTCATGAATATTTAACGGAAACAACAGAAGACAGATTAAAATAGATTGGGGGAAGGCAAAGCTTCCCAAATACAGGTTGAACAAGGGACAGCATGAAGAAGGCAGGTGGATCAGCAGCTGAGGGGGAGCCAAGGCATCTTGGCATTTTCGTCTTCCTCAAGCTGACTCTGCTCAGAAACATCATGGCAACTGGAGCACGTCACGAATTTTGCACAGTGAAAGGATGGAGTATCAGGACTCCTTTTACCCCTCCCAAGCATTAGTGCTGATGctattaagaaaatttaaaatagggaaagaaacaaaaaattcaaacaagattaacacacacaaaacaatcaAACCTTAGAAACTTGCCTGTTGTGAAATGCTGTTTTAAAGATATCTAAATACATTTGATGAACTTttaacctctgagtgaaagaaagagTTTCAAAGGCTTCTTGAAATTTGGGGATGTATACAAATTCCTAACCCTTCAAGATAATCATTAgcacatataaatgaaaacatttcccCCCCttccttattttcatttcttgctCATTAATTATACTGTTTCTATCATCTGAGGTGCTTCTATCCAGCTCTTCCCCTTCCAAATCACACAATTCCTTTACTATAACATTTCTGAAGGATAACTCCAATGATtaactttttaattctttaaaatcttaaTGTAAATTGTGTATATAACtcaattatttttatatgctaataATTCAATAACTATCATCAATTATTTATTTCCCAAATTGTGAATTCTCTAAAATattggatttttcttctttttgtgtatCTATATGCAGTGTATAATAGTATTTGTAAcaaagaaataattaataaatactgAGGGATAGTAAACATGATGCGGCTGCTAGGAAAACAGCCCTGGAACTTCTGATTCCTTGTTTTTCTGATCCTCTTAGTTGGCCTTACATTATGTTCTTCTTGTGCTCCTAATGTATAGGATTAGCGGATTTAGTTGGCCAGGTCTATTTTTTACTTTGGTGTCATTGAGTTGTGGAATTAGACAACTTGGGGGGAG
It encodes the following:
- the LOC102539541 gene encoding olfactory receptor 2B6-like, with protein sequence MWINNQSSLDDFILLGFSDRPWLETPLFVIFLVAYIFALFGNISIILVSRLDPQLDSPMYFFVSNLSFLDLCYTTSTVPQMLVNLRGPEKTISYGGCVAQLYIFLALGSTECILLAIMAFDRYAAICKPLHYPVIMNQRRCIHMATGTWISGFANSLVQSTLTVLTPRCRQRVMDHFFCEVPALLKLACTDTHVNETELNVLGALLLLVPLALILGTYVFIGQAVMRIRSSESRWKAFNTCASHLLVVFLFYFTAISMYVQPPSSYSRDRGKIMALFYGIVTPTLNPFIYTLRNKDVKAALRRALTKEFWVKTR